TGACCGACATCGCGGCCGCGAACGAACAGCAGGCGTCGACGATCGAAACGGTCCGGACGGCGACCGCGCGGCTCACCGACGGAACCGACGACGACAGCGACAGAGGGACGTAGGAGACGGCCTACAGGAGCGACGCCACGCGGTCGCTGACGGCGGTGTCGACGAAGACGACGACGTGGTCGCCGGGTTCGATGACGGTATCCCCACGCGGAACGACGAACTCGCGCTCGCGGGTGATCGCCCCGATGACGACGCCTTCGGGGAGCTCCGAGACCGAATCGCGGATCGCGTGGCCCGCGAGGACGCTGTCGGCGTCGATCTCGATCTCCAGCACTTCGGCCTTGTCCGACTCGATGAGCGCGACGTTCTCCGCGCCACCCTCGCGGGTGAAGCGAGTGATCTCCTCGGCGACAACCTCGCGCGGGGAGACGCCGACGTCGATGCCGACCGCCTCGAACAGTTCGACGTACGTCGGCGTGTCGATGACCGCCACCGTGCGCTCGACACCGAGTCTGGCGGCCAGAAGCGAGACGAGCAGGTTCTTCTCGTCGGAGTCGAGGGTGGCGATGAGCATGTCGGCCTCGCCGACGTGTTCGCGTTCGAGGAAGTCCAGATCCGTCGCGTCGGACTCCATCACGACCGTTTTCGGGAGTTCCTCGGCGAGTTCGCGGGCGCGTTCGCCGTCCTGTTCGATGAGTCGCGGGCTGAAGCCACGTTCCTCCAGAAGGCGGGCGACGTGGTAGCCGATCTCCGATCCCCCGACGACGACCACCTCCTCGGCGGTGCCGGGCGACTCCTCGGGGGCGACCGACGCGGCAAACTCCTGGACGGATTTGGGCGAACCGATGACGACCACGCGGTCGCCGGCGCGGATCGTCGTCTCGCCGCGAGGGATCTCGACGCAGCCGTCGCGGAGGATGGCCGCGAACGTGAGCGCGTCGAAGCGGTCGGCCTCCTGGACGGTCTGGTCGGCGACGGGACTCCCCTCGTCGACCTCGAACTCGGCCATCTGGACGCGACCGCCGGCGAAGGGGTCGACGTCCCGCGCCGCGGGCAATCCGACGACGCGGACGATGGCCTCGGCGGTGAGCAGGTTCGTACACACCATGAAGTCGACGCCGAAGGCCTTCTCCGAGCGCCGCCACGTCCAGAGGTACTCGGTGTTCTTGACGCGGGCGATGGTGAAGGCGTCCGAGACCGCCTTCACCGTCGAGCAGGCGACGATGTTGGTCTCGTCGTTGTCGGTCGAGGCGATGACCATGTCCGCTTCGTCGACGCCGGCCTCCTCGAGCGTCGAGACGGCGGTCCCGTCGCCCCGGATCGCCAGCACGTCGAGCGAGTAGTTGAGTTCCTCGGCCCGCTCGGGGTCGCGTTCGACCACGACGACGTCGTGCGTGTCGTCCAAGTCGGCGGCGATCGACGACCCGACCTGTCCGGCACCGATAATGACTACGCGCACCGGCTGCCACCCATGCCACATCCATCATCGGGGCCGGTGTATGAGTATTTCCTTTCGACACGCGACCGCCTGGATGGAGCGCGGGCGACCCGATCGGGTCACGCCGCCGGACGGTTCATACGTCGGTTCCCCGGCCGTACGAGAGGTACGCGGTGAGGTCCGTCGTCGACAGCAGCCCGACGACGCCCGCGTCCACGTCGACGACCGGGAGATGTTGGATGTCGTTGGTGATCATCGTGGCCGCCGCGTCGCCGACATCGTCTTCGGCACCGACGGTGACGACCTGGTCGGTCATGTACTGCTCGACGGTCGCGTCGGGTCGGGCCCGGCCGGACGCGATGATGTCCAGGAAGTCGGTCCCCGTCAGGACGCCGACCAGCCGTGCGTCGTCGTCGACGACCACCAGCGACCCGATCCCGTGCGCCAGCATCGTCTCCGCGGCGTCGGTGAGACGCGTCCCGGGCGTCACGGTGACGACCTGGTCGGTCATGAGCCTGTCGACGGGGACGTCTTCGAGCTCCATAGTCGAACAGTGTTGAATACAACGCAAAAGCGTGTCGGACGGCAGATATTTTGCGACAGATCGTGTAAAATATATCGAGTGAGTGATTATATCGGAGTTGGCTGGCTGTATGGTCAACTACCGTCGGTGGCGGACGGACTACTCCGGTGTCTCACGACGGTCGGCGTTCGACCACCAGTTCGACCTCGCGGCTCCGCCCTTCGATGTCGGCGACGATCCGTTCGACGACCCGCTGGGCTTCCTTCACGAGGACCGGTTTTATTTTTCCGACCACGAAGTCGAACGAGACGAACCGGGGGAGGTCAAGCGTGCCGTCCCGCGCGGTCTGCGCGTCGAACTCGACGCCGAGGGTGACGCGACAGGCCACGTCGGCGTCGGCCGGCGCGTCGGCCGGGAGGTCGTCGAGTTCCTCGACGCGCCATTGGCCGTGGGCGTGGAGGTCCTTCACGATGCGCCAGTCGATCCGCCACGGCGGGTCGACGTCGGTGACTTCCGAGCGGGCGGTGTAGGTGAGCTTCCACCACGCGAAGCGCAGGTCGTAGCGCGTCCCCGGTCCACCGTCGCCGCGCTGGTGCACGTTCTTGAGGTACTCGGAGTACCGCGCGTACCGAGGGAAGTCCTCGAGGAACTCGTACACCTCGTCGGGCGGGAGGTAGACGACGGTGCTGACGACGATCTCGTCCACGACCAAGGGTAGGCGTCCGGGGACAAAACCCTGTGGGCCTCCGGCGGGTGGGTGTCGGAGCGGCCCGACGGCCGGCCGACGACGGTACGCACATCACGGTCCCCCACCAAGCGTGGGTGTGACCGTCACCGAACCCACCACGGACGTACTCGTCGTGGGCGGTGGCGTCGCCGGCCTCACTGCGGCGACGTTCACCGCTCGGGCGGAGCTCGACACGCTCGTGCTGAACGACGGCGAATCGATCCTCCGGCGGAACGCACACCTCGAAAACGTCCCCGGCTTCCCCGCGGGGGTGAACCCGCGGCTGTTCGCGGATCTCCTGACCGAACAGGCCGAGCGGAACGGCGTCGTGATCGAGTCGGCCCGCGTCGCCGCGATCGAACCGGGCGACGACGACCCCTGGATCGACGTCCGGACGGCCGCGGGCGACAGCCGCCGGGCGAGATACGTCGTCGCGGCCTCCTGGAGCGACGCCTCGTACCTCCCCGCGGGGGTCGACCGACGCACCGCCGGCTCGAAGACGTTCGTCGACGAGGACGGCGTCGGCCGGACCTCGGTGGCGGGGCTGTACGCCGCCGGCCGCCTCGCCGAGACGTACCACCAGGCGGTCGTCGCCGCCGGTCACGGTGCCCAGGTGGGGATCACGCTCGTCCACGACTCCGACACCCCCTTCTACCACGACTGGGTCACCCCCGAGGGCTACTTCACCGACCGCGGGCGGGAGGTGCCACCGGGGTGTGAGGAGATCGGTCCAGCCGAACAGCGGCGGCGACAGGCCGCGTCCCGGGAGCTGATGCGCGAACGCTTCGCCGAGCCGCATCGGGAGCGACAGCGGACCCACCCGTCGCTCGTCGGCGACGAGAAGGGGAGAGTCGACGAGGCGTGGGAGATCGAGGGCTCGTAGACAGCGAGTCCGCACGATAGTCACCGACACGACAGTCACGAGACGCCGCCGCTCGCACCGGGCGGCTTTTACTCGCCACCGGCCCAACGTGGCCGCATGCTCGAAGGAGTCAACGTCGCGCTCGGGGTCTCGGGGTCCATCGCGGCGGTGAAAGTCGTCGAACTCGCCCACGAACTCCGGCGACACGGGGCCGCGGTCCGCGGCGTGATGACCCCGGCGGCGCAGGGCATCATCCACCCGTGGGCGCTAGAGTTCGCCACCGAGCGCGACGTCGTGACGGAGATCACCGGCCGCGTCGAGCACGTCGACCTCTGCGGCCGGGAGGGGTGGGCCGACGTCCTCCTGCTCGCGCCCGCGACGGCGAACACGGTCGGCAAGATCGCCGGCGCGGTCGACGACACGCCCGTGACGACGTGTGCGACGACGGCGCTCGGCGCGGACGTCCCCGTGGTGTGTGCGCCCGCGATGCACGAGCCCATGTACGACCACCCGGGCGTGCTCGACGCGCTGGCCCAGTTGGAAGAGTGGGGGGTCGCGTTTGTCGACCCCCGGCTGGAGGAGGGCAAGGCGAAGATCGCCACCGAGGCGGCGATCGTGACGGGCGTCGCGCGGGCGGTCTCGGGGGGCGGACTCGACGGCCGGCACGTCGTCGTCACCGCGGGAGCGACCGCCGAGCCGCTCGACCCGGTCCGCGTGCTGACGAACCGCTCGTCGGGGCGGACGGGTCGGGCGCTCGCCCGCGCCTGTCACGTGCAGGGGGCCGACGTCACGCTCGTCCACGGGACGGGGAGTTCGAGACCCGACGTCGACACGCACTACGCCGACACGGAGTGGGTCGAGACCGGCGCGGAGATGCTGGCGGCGACGCGCGCCGCCTGCGACGACGCCGACGCCCTCCTGTCGGCGGCGGCCATCTCGGACTTCACCGTCGACGCGAGCGCGGAGAAGATCCGCTCGGGCGAGCCGCGAACGCTCGACCTCCGGCCGACGCCGAAGCTCATCGACCGCGTCCGCGACGATGACCCGGCGCTGCCGATCGTCGGCTTCAAAGCCGAGACGTCGGGCGACGACGAGGCCATGGCGCGGGAGGCGAGACGGATCATGTCGCGGGCCGACCTCGCGTTCGTCGTCGCCAACGACGCGAGCGTGATGGGCACCGAGGAGACGCGGGCGCTCGTCGTCTCGGGAGCGTCGTCCGACACGTTCGTGGGGTCGAAGCTGGCGCTCGGAGAGCGGATCGCCGACGAACTGGTCGGCGTCCTCACGGAGGACGTGACCGGGGACGACGAGCCGTGACGCGGCGTGAGGGTCAGGGCTCGATCGGGGCATCGCCGTCGGCATCGGGACCCTCTCTATCACCGTCGCTCTCGTCGTCCGCTGCGTTATCCACGTCTGCGTTATCCACGTCGGCGTCCTCGACGTCGGTGTCGCTCTCGTCGGTCCCGCGGGGCCACCGGTAGAGCCCGTAGGCGGTCAGGACACCGCCGGCGACGAGCAGCCGGCTACCCGTCGTCCAGTCGTTGCGGAAATAGATCAACATCGCACCGAGGCTCACGAGCAGGACGACGGCGTTCCAGACGAACACGTGGAGGACGAACAGTTGCGCGACCTTCGACTGCTGGAAGATGTCCCCGGCCGCCGTCGGGACGTCGACCGACGGAGCCTCGATCGTCGGCCCGTCCATCCCGTCCGGATACAGGCTCTCGGAGTCGTCGAACCAGTCGTCGTCCATCACTGAGAGATGCCACGCGAGGATATTCAGGGTTCGGGTTCGGGTCCGGGTCCGGTCGCCGGGCGACGAACGGCGGTGACTGCCCCCGTCGGGCCGCCGTGGAGGTGCCGTGCCGCGTCGCTCACATCAGCAACACGGCGACCGTCGCCACGACGACGAGCGTCACGAGCACGATGCTCGTCCCGATGTCGGCGCTCAGCCGCGTCGGCACCCGGCCGGTGACCCGCCCGATCGTCGAGCGAGGGTCGGTGACGACGCTGTTCGCAACGCGGGTCAGCGTCACCGCGGCCCGGTCCACTGCGGCGTACAGCTCCGTCGTCCCGACGACGAGGAGCCGGGTACCGTACAGCACGGCGGGGTTGTACAGGTCGTCGATGTCGGGGACCCGCCCCACCGCGGACAGTGGCTTCTTGACGAGGACGAACCCCACGAGCCCGACGACGGCGAGGGCGACTCCCTCGACGATGTGGCCGACGGTGTACGTGGTGTAGGCGTGCGAGACGATCGGTTCGGTGGTCACGTCGTACGGGAGCAGCGCGAACAGCGCCGAGTCGAAGACGCCGTAGAACACACAGAGCGCGGCGACCCCGACCATCGCGATCGACTGCCCGACGTTGGCGTCGGCGACGCTCTCGTCGTACTCGCCGTGGAAGAACGCGTAGTAGCCGAACTTGATGAACGACATGAACGTCCCGACGCCCCCGACGAGGAGGAGCCACTCGAGGGTGGTGCGGCCGCCGAACGCGAGGGGCCCGTCGGCGAAGTCGTAGTGGCTGGCCGAGATGACGATCCCCTTGCTGACGAAGCCGTTGAACAGCGGGAAGCCCGCGATGGAGAGCGCGGCGACGACGAACGCGACCGCGGTCAGCGGCATCTCACGGCCAAGTCCGCCGAGCTTCTTGAGGCTCTCGGTCCCCGTCCGGTAGATGACGACGCCGGCGGTCATGAACAACAGCCCCTTGTAGAGGATGTGGTTGAACACGTGGGCGAACGCGCCGGCCTGTGCCAGCGTCGTGCCGATGCCGACGCCGGCGATCATGTAGCCGACCTGCGACTGGATGTGGTACGAGAGCAGCCGCCGCATGTCGTTCTGGAACAGCGCCATCGTCGCCCCGAAGACGGCCATGATCCCGCCCATGTACGCGATCGCGAGTTGCCCCTCGGGGAACGCCCGGTACATGCCGTAGACGCCCGTCTTCGTCGTGAACACGCAGAGGAAGACGCTCGCTGCGATGTGCGGCCGCGGATACGTGTCCGGCAGCCAGGCGTGGAGGCCGACGAAGCCGACGTTGACCCCGATGCCGACCGCCGCGAGGACGGGCGCGACGGGCCCCGCCATCCCGCCGTCGGCCGCGGTGAACAGGAACGACCCGACCTCGACGTAGTGCCAGACGACGGCACCGAGGAGGAGCGTCCCGCCGACGCCGTGCAGCAGGGCGTACCGGTAGCCCGCCCGCACCGCTCGCCCGCCGTAGTACCAGACGAGCAGCGTACTGGTGACCGCCATGAGCTCCCAGAAGAAGACGAGCGTCAGCCAGTCGCCGCCGAAGACCGCCCCGAGGCTCGTCCCGACGTACGAGAGCGCGAAGGCGGTCTGGATCGGCGCTGCCTCCGAGTACCACGAGTAGAGCACGGCAACCGCCCCAATGAAGCCGAAGACGAGCCCCATCAGCGTCGAGAACGGGTCGACGTTGTACAGCACCGCGTCGAACCCGAACAGCGCGACCGGGAGGTGCGCTCCCTCGGGTGTGAACCAGACGTACGGGACGACGACGCCCGTCGCGACGATGCCGAGGAGGTGGGCGGCCCGCCGACCGAGGAACGGGATCACGAGCGCCGCCAGCAACACCGGCACGAACGGCGGGACGAGCGGCTCGATCGCGACCATCAGACGGTCACCCCCGTCGCGCCGGCGACGATGAGCCTGACGATCCGCAGGAAGACGGCGGCGTCAGGGACGATACCGAGCACGATCGACCCGGTCGCCGCGAAGAGGATCGGTCCGAGCATGAACCAGGTCGACTCCGCCCCGTTCCACGCGCGGTGTTCCCACGCGGGGCTCGCGTCGTGTCCGTGGCTGGCGTCGATCTGTGCTGCGGCCTCCGCCTCGTCGATCGCACCCTGTCCCTCGTGGTCCGCGGCGTAGCCGTGATCGTCCCGGAGGGCGTCGGAGTCGTGCTCGTCGTCGGACGGAGCGCCGCCGTCGGCCGCCGCCTCGGACGTGCCGTAGCGGCCGCCGAGCGTGTTCTCGACGATGGGTTTCGGGTCCGAGTGGCCGGGCGACTCGAAAAAGGCCGTGTACACGACCGGCCAGAAGTACGCGATGTTGAGGACGCCCGAGACTAACAGCGCGGCAGTGAACACGACGTCGCCGGCCGACACCGTCCCGATGAGCAGGAAGTACTTGCTGACGAAGCCCGCGATCAGCGGGATGCCGGCCATCCCCAACGCGGCGACGCCGAAGGCGGTCATCGTCAGCGGCATCCGTCTGCCGATCCCCGCCATGTTGCTGATGTCGTCGGTGTGGGTCTCGACGTGAAGCGCGCCGGCACAAAAAAAGAGGGTGAGCTTCATGAACGCGTGGGCGGGGATGTGGAGGAGTCCGCCGACCAGCGAGAACGGGTCGAGCACCGCCAGTCCGAGCACGATGTACGACAGCTGACTCACCGTCGAAAAGGCGAGCCGACGCTTGAGGTTGTCCTGTCGGAGCGCGATGACGCTCGCGGCGACGAGCGTGAACGCCGCGACGGTCGCCAGCACGACGCCGACGCCGAGGTCGGCGACGAGGTCGGGGCCGAACACGTCGAGGATCACGCGCGCGATGCCGAACACGCCGGACTTGACGACCGCGACCGCGTGCAGGAGCCCGGAGACGGGCGTCGGTGCGACCATCGCGTCCGGCAGCCACGAGTGCAGGGGCATGAGTGCGGCCTTCACGCCGAACCCCACGACCAACAGCGCGAACGCGGCGCGGGCGAACGTCGGGTCGGCCGTCGACAGCGCGGCGATCCCGCCGGGAGCGAACGCCGTCGTCCCCGGGGCCCCACCCGATCCCGTGAGCCAGAAGACGAGGAGCGCCCCCGCGAGGACCGCGACGCCGCCGCCGAACGTGTACGCGAGATACTTCCGGCCGGCCGCCCGCGCCTCGTCCGTCTCGTCGTGCGTGACGAGCGGGTACGTCGCGACCGTGAGCAGTTCGTAGAAGACGAACAGCACGAGCAGGTTCGAGGCGAACGCGACCCCGACGGCGGCCGAGAGGCTCCCCGCGAACGCCGCGAAGTACCGCGTCTGGGCGTGCTCGTCGAGACCGCGCATGTACCCCATGCTGTAGAAGCTCGTCACGAGCCACAGGAGGCTCGCGAGCAGGCCGAAGAGGATCCCCAGCGGGTCGGCCCGGAGCGCGAAGTCCACCCCGGGGACGAACGTCCCGAGGTTCGTCACGTACACGTCGCCGGCGAGGACGCCGGGGACCATGCTGGCGACGAGGCCGAGTTTCGTCACGGCCGCGAGAACGGTCCAGGCCTCCCGCAGGTTCGGCCGTCCGCGCGACGCGAGGATCGGGAGGATGATCACTGCCGAGACGAGCACCGCGGCGAG
This Salinigranum marinum DNA region includes the following protein-coding sequences:
- the trkA gene encoding Trk system potassium transporter TrkA, with the protein product MRVVIIGAGQVGSSIAADLDDTHDVVVVERDPERAEELNYSLDVLAIRGDGTAVSTLEEAGVDEADMVIASTDNDETNIVACSTVKAVSDAFTIARVKNTEYLWTWRRSEKAFGVDFMVCTNLLTAEAIVRVVGLPAARDVDPFAGGRVQMAEFEVDEGSPVADQTVQEADRFDALTFAAILRDGCVEIPRGETTIRAGDRVVVIGSPKSVQEFAASVAPEESPGTAEEVVVVGGSEIGYHVARLLEERGFSPRLIEQDGERARELAEELPKTVVMESDATDLDFLEREHVGEADMLIATLDSDEKNLLVSLLAARLGVERTVAVIDTPTYVELFEAVGIDVGVSPREVVAEEITRFTREGGAENVALIESDKAEVLEIEIDADSVLAGHAIRDSVSELPEGVVIGAITREREFVVPRGDTVIEPGDHVVVFVDTAVSDRVASLL
- a CDS encoding CBS domain-containing protein translates to MELEDVPVDRLMTDQVVTVTPGTRLTDAAETMLAHGIGSLVVVDDDARLVGVLTGTDFLDIIASGRARPDATVEQYMTDQVVTVGAEDDVGDAAATMITNDIQHLPVVDVDAGVVGLLSTTDLTAYLSYGRGTDV
- a CDS encoding SRPBCC family protein; this encodes MDEIVVSTVVYLPPDEVYEFLEDFPRYARYSEYLKNVHQRGDGGPGTRYDLRFAWWKLTYTARSEVTDVDPPWRIDWRIVKDLHAHGQWRVEELDDLPADAPADADVACRVTLGVEFDAQTARDGTLDLPRFVSFDFVVGKIKPVLVKEAQRVVERIVADIEGRSREVELVVERRPS
- a CDS encoding FAD-binding protein, whose translation is MTVTEPTTDVLVVGGGVAGLTAATFTARAELDTLVLNDGESILRRNAHLENVPGFPAGVNPRLFADLLTEQAERNGVVIESARVAAIEPGDDDPWIDVRTAAGDSRRARYVVAASWSDASYLPAGVDRRTAGSKTFVDEDGVGRTSVAGLYAAGRLAETYHQAVVAAGHGAQVGITLVHDSDTPFYHDWVTPEGYFTDRGREVPPGCEEIGPAEQRRRQAASRELMRERFAEPHRERQRTHPSLVGDEKGRVDEAWEIEGS
- the coaBC gene encoding bifunctional phosphopantothenoylcysteine decarboxylase/phosphopantothenate--cysteine ligase CoaBC, with the translated sequence MLEGVNVALGVSGSIAAVKVVELAHELRRHGAAVRGVMTPAAQGIIHPWALEFATERDVVTEITGRVEHVDLCGREGWADVLLLAPATANTVGKIAGAVDDTPVTTCATTALGADVPVVCAPAMHEPMYDHPGVLDALAQLEEWGVAFVDPRLEEGKAKIATEAAIVTGVARAVSGGGLDGRHVVVTAGATAEPLDPVRVLTNRSSGRTGRALARACHVQGADVTLVHGTGSSRPDVDTHYADTEWVETGAEMLAATRAACDDADALLSAAAISDFTVDASAEKIRSGEPRTLDLRPTPKLIDRVRDDDPALPIVGFKAETSGDDEAMAREARRIMSRADLAFVVANDASVMGTEETRALVVSGASSDTFVGSKLALGERIADELVGVLTEDVTGDDEP
- a CDS encoding DUF7322 domain-containing protein, coding for MDDDWFDDSESLYPDGMDGPTIEAPSVDVPTAAGDIFQQSKVAQLFVLHVFVWNAVVLLVSLGAMLIYFRNDWTTGSRLLVAGGVLTAYGLYRWPRGTDESDTDVEDADVDNADVDNAADDESDGDREGPDADGDAPIEP
- a CDS encoding Na(+)/H(+) antiporter subunit D, whose protein sequence is MVAIEPLVPPFVPVLLAALVIPFLGRRAAHLLGIVATGVVVPYVWFTPEGAHLPVALFGFDAVLYNVDPFSTLMGLVFGFIGAVAVLYSWYSEAAPIQTAFALSYVGTSLGAVFGGDWLTLVFFWELMAVTSTLLVWYYGGRAVRAGYRYALLHGVGGTLLLGAVVWHYVEVGSFLFTAADGGMAGPVAPVLAAVGIGVNVGFVGLHAWLPDTYPRPHIAASVFLCVFTTKTGVYGMYRAFPEGQLAIAYMGGIMAVFGATMALFQNDMRRLLSYHIQSQVGYMIAGVGIGTTLAQAGAFAHVFNHILYKGLLFMTAGVVIYRTGTESLKKLGGLGREMPLTAVAFVVAALSIAGFPLFNGFVSKGIVISASHYDFADGPLAFGGRTTLEWLLLVGGVGTFMSFIKFGYYAFFHGEYDESVADANVGQSIAMVGVAALCVFYGVFDSALFALLPYDVTTEPIVSHAYTTYTVGHIVEGVALAVVGLVGFVLVKKPLSAVGRVPDIDDLYNPAVLYGTRLLVVGTTELYAAVDRAAVTLTRVANSVVTDPRSTIGRVTGRVPTRLSADIGTSIVLVTLVVVATVAVLLM
- a CDS encoding cation:proton antiporter; this encodes MTEITSLRPLAAVLVSAVIILPILASRGRPNLREAWTVLAAVTKLGLVASMVPGVLAGDVYVTNLGTFVPGVDFALRADPLGILFGLLASLLWLVTSFYSMGYMRGLDEHAQTRYFAAFAGSLSAAVGVAFASNLLVLFVFYELLTVATYPLVTHDETDEARAAGRKYLAYTFGGGVAVLAGALLVFWLTGSGGAPGTTAFAPGGIAALSTADPTFARAAFALLVVGFGVKAALMPLHSWLPDAMVAPTPVSGLLHAVAVVKSGVFGIARVILDVFGPDLVADLGVGVVLATVAAFTLVAASVIALRQDNLKRRLAFSTVSQLSYIVLGLAVLDPFSLVGGLLHIPAHAFMKLTLFFCAGALHVETHTDDISNMAGIGRRMPLTMTAFGVAALGMAGIPLIAGFVSKYFLLIGTVSAGDVVFTAALLVSGVLNIAYFWPVVYTAFFESPGHSDPKPIVENTLGGRYGTSEAAADGGAPSDDEHDSDALRDDHGYAADHEGQGAIDEAEAAAQIDASHGHDASPAWEHRAWNGAESTWFMLGPILFAATGSIVLGIVPDAAVFLRIVRLIVAGATGVTV